CCCTTATCTGTTTAAATGTCGTAACGTCCGTCCGGTGACCCAGCAGGCGGAGTTCATGTATCAGAACATTACGCTCAATCCGATGCGCACGCCGACCGGCAAAGTGAACTCACTGTTTTTGTCGGTGCAGGACGCAACCGCTGAAGCGCTGATGACGCTGCAAAGCCAGTGAGCGCCTGGTAAACAAACAACTCACCACGCAAAAATGGTGCAAAGCCAAGGAAGCCCTTGGCTTTTTTGCATACACTTTAAGCTCAGTTGCTGCCGCGGGATCCCCAGTATCCTGCAAGGAGAAGAACCATGCCGTTACCCAAAGTCTTCTACACTGCCGAACAAGTCAAACAAGGTGAAGCCATGGCTGCGAAAACCATAGGGCTGGAGATGTTCAGCCTGATGGAACGCGCAGGCCAGGCGGCTTTTACCGTCGCTTATGCTCAGTATCCGGGCGCTCATCACTGGCTGGTGTGTTGCGGTGGAGGCAATAATGGCGGAGATGGTTACATTGTTGCGTGTCTGGCACGTTCACTCGGCGTGCAGGTGACGGTCTGGCAATATGGCGACCCAGAGCAACTGCGCGGCGATGCACTATCGGCGTACTATCACTGGTTGGATCATGGCGGTGAGGTCTATCCGATTGACGATGAAGTGCCAAGGGATGTCGATCTGATCATTGATGCCTTGCTTGGCACCGGATTAAGCGGCACAGTGCGCGAGCCGTTGCAGCAGTTGATTGATACGCTGAATCGCAGTCCGGCACCCATTGTCGCGATCGACGTGCCATCCGGCTTATGTGCCAACACCGGTTCGGTGCTGGGCGCATCGATTCGGGCCACCCATACGGTGAGTTTTATCGGTCTCAAACAAGGGTTGGTGACGGGTAAAGCGCGTAACTATGTCGGCGATCTTAACTTTGCCGGACTGGGGGGTGGAAGAGACGTTCAATTCGCAAAATACGCCGACTTTACAGGCCATCGACCCTAAGTCGATCAAACAGCTCCTGACCAAGCGTGAACCGAGTTCTCATAAAGGCAGCCATGGAAAGGCATTGATTATCGGTGGCAATGAAGGTTTGGGCGGGGCAGCGATTCTGTCTGCCAAAGCGTGCGCGCGCTGTGGCGCCGGTTTAACCGCGACTCTGATGCACGCCAGTAATATCATGGCTATGCTGGCTGCCTGTCCGGAAATCATGGCTGCCGGCTGGAATGAAATGTCATTCATCGATGAGCGGTTGCAGTGGTGCGATGTGATTGCTGTCGGGCCTGGTCTGGGCCGTAATGATACCGCGCGTCATATCATGCAGCATGTCGAAAGAAGTGAAAAGCCCAAAGTACTGGATGCCGATGCGCTGCATTTTCTCGCATTGTCCGGTGGGTTTGACGCCCAGCGCATCATTACGCCGCATCCGGCGGAAGCGGCAAAACTACTCGATTGTAAAGTCAGCCAGATAGAAGCGGATCGCTTTAGTGCGGTCAAAGCTCTGTATAAGAAATTCGGTGGTGTGATTGTGCTCAAAGGTGCCGGTACTCTGGTGTATGACGGCCAGCAGACCTATGTGTGCCTGGCCGGTAATCCGGGCATGGCAACCGGTGGCATGGGGGATGTGTTAACTGGCATCATCGCATCTTTATTGGCTCAGGGCCTGAGCCTGACTGATGCGGCGAAGCTTGGTGTGCAGATCCACAGCATGGCGGCAGACATGAACGCCAAGGAATTTGGCGAGCGCGGGTTGCTCGCCAGTGATCTGTTCAGCTATCTACGTCAGTTGGTTAACTAATTCAGTTGGTTAACTAATTCAGTTGGTTAACTAGGTCCGTTAGTTAACTGGGTCCGTTAGTTAACTAGGTCCGTTGGTGAAATAAGTCCGTTGGTGAAATAAGTCAGTTGTTCAACTCAGGGGCTGATCAGATTGAGATAATACTCAGTTAACCAGTTCGTTGCCTGATGTGCTGCCTTGCTCGAATGCCAGCACATTGTTGAGTGTGGTTTCGGCAATATTGTGCAGCGCATCTTCGGTCAGAAATGCCTGGTGGCCGGTAAACATCACATTGTGGCACGCCGACAAACGGCGGAAAACGTCATCGACAATGACATCGTTGGACTTGTCCTGGAAGAACAGATCTTTTTCGTTGTCATACACATCCAGGCCAAGCGCGCCGATACGGCCACGTTTCAGCGCTTCGATGGCGGCCACTGAGTCCAGCAGCTCACCACGACTGGTGTTGATGATCATCACGCCGTCTTTCATCTGATTGAATGCAGCTTCATCCAGCAGGTGGTAGTTCTCTTTGCTCATCGGGCAGTGCAGCGTAATGATGTCACTGTTGCTGAACAGTTCTGGCAGGCTGACATACTTGGCGCCTAGTTCAATGGCAACCGGGTTTTGGTACGGGTCAAAGCAGAGAATATTCATCCCCAGACCTTTCAGAATACGCATCGCAGCCACGCCAATTTTACCCGAGCCAATTACGCCGACCGTTTTACCGTAAAAGTTAAAGCCGACCAGACCTTCTAGGGAGAAGTTGGCATCGCGGGTGCGTTGGTACGCTTTATGGTAACGACGGTTAAGGCACATCATCAGACCGATAGCGTGCTCGGCAACGGCTTCCGGAGAGTAGGCTGGTACACGCACAACCTGCATGCCGAGACGTTTGGCCGCATCGAGATCAACTTTGTCGAAACCGGCGCAGCGCATAGCAATCAGGCGGGTACCACCGTCATACAATTTAGTGAGAACCTCCTCACCCAGATCGTCGTTGACAAACGCACAGACCACTTTGCAATTCTGCGCCATCTGGGCAGTTTTCTCGGTAAGACGGAAATCGTGAAAGTGCAGCGTAAATTTATCGTTATCAACGATTTTACGAAATGAGGTTTCGTCGTAAGTTTTCGCGCTGAAAAAAGCGATATCAATCATAACAGTCTCCTTAAATAAGACCTGACTTCAATTAATTATCGCTATAGTTAAACGGATACGGCAAAAAATAAACCACATCTTTTCTAAGAGAATAAGGTGAGCGTAATGTGTGTGTGTTTTGCTCACCTTGGGTGATGTCTGTGCTACAGGCGAAGGCGGGCACCGACCGATACCGAGGTGCTGTCATAACCATGTTCCAGATCCTGATACGTGATTTCAGCACTGAGCTGTACATTCGGATTATTTGGCATCTGGATACGCGCCCCGGCACTGACATAAGGATTCACCCCGGAGTGGGTGGTCGATGTACTCGGACTGGCCGAGACGTTTTCCTCTTTCAGCTCGGTATAAGCGGCGCCGCCACGGGCAAACACAGTGGCAAACGAGCTGAAAGGCAATTCGACCCGGGCACCGGCCGAATAACTGTCATATTTAGTTTCGATGGCATTGCCGTTGCCATCGCGTAATTTCGCTTTGTTCGATAAAGTGCCGTTATAGCCTAAATCCACTGCCACAAAGCTAGTGATGTAGTAACTGTAACCGAGTGAGGTTGTCAGCACTTCATCGCTGCTGTAGCCGTTGTCGAGATCGGTATAGCCGACATCGGCACTGAACTGGTGCTCGCCCACGGCGGCGGCCAACGGAGATAAAGCCGAACACACTGTGCCCAGCACCACTGCGGTTATCCATCTGCTATTCATCGTTATTCTCCCGGAGAACGCTCATTATTGTTGTTGATTTATAAATGAGTTGGCCCGCAGTCAGCACACTTCAACTGGCACGTTAAAAGTTCAGGGCCCAGTACTCATTTCGTCGGTTTTGGACTCAGGTCAGCCATCAATCACATCTTTGTAAACATAGAAGAAATTAGCCGAGGGAGCTGCGTTTGATGAATAAAACGCCGATCAAGGTAGCAAAAATCACTATCAACAAGAGCAAATAAGTAACGAAAAAGCGTCGGGATTTGTAAGTGATGGTAAGGTGTTTAATCGTTGACCAGGTGGATGTATAAGCAGGGTGTTTAGTAACTTACTGTATTTTATCAATAAATAATTTTGATGAGATAAAATGGGACTCTGTGCGGGGGAGCAGGTATGCAATCTCTGCCAGCGTAACACAAAAAAATGTCAAATATCAGACTTGCCGGAAAGAAATCACGGCCTATAATGCTGAAAACCGGAGCGTCTGCCAACGCTCCGGTTTTTTTGTGTCCGCAAAGTACTCAAGTCTGCCAACCTGGGTACTACGCATTCTGCAAAAGAGACACAATTTGTGAATCAATCAAGGAATTACATAATGCGCATCGAACAAGAACTTAAGTTAGGTTTCAAAGATGTCCTGTTTCGCCCGAAACGTTCAACCTTAAAAAGCCGTTCTCAAGTAAATTTAACCCGCGAGTTTACCTTCAAGCATAGTGGCCGTCAATGGGCGGGTGTACCGGTTATCGCCGCCAACATGGATTCGGTCGGTAGCTTTGGGATGGCGCACGCGCTGGCTAAACACGGCGTGATGACTGCTGTGCATAAACACTACACAGTGGAAGACTGGGCGGAGTTTGTTAAAGACGCTGATACGGACACGCTGAACCATGTGATGGTATCGACCGGTACCTCAGAAGCGGATTTTAAAAAGACGCAGGACATCATGGCATTGAGCGATGAACTGATTTTCATCTGTATCGATATTGCCAACGGTTACTCAGAGCACCTGGTGGATTACGTACAACGCGTGCGCGCCGAATTCCCCGACAAAGTGATTTCAGCCGGTAATGTGGTGACGGGCGATATGGTCGAAGAGCTGATCCTGGCCGGTGCTGACATCGTTAAAGTGGGCATAGGCCCGGGTTCGGTGTGCACCACACGCGTGAAAACCGGTGTTGGTTACCCACAACTCTCGGCCATTATTGAATGTGCTGACGCCGCGCATGGTCTGGGTGGCCGTATCATCGGTGACGGCGGCTGTTCATGCCCGGGCGATGTTGCCAAAGCGTTCGGCGGCGGCGCGGATTTCGTGATGCTGGGCGGCATGCTGGCTGCACATGAAGAGTCGGGTGGTGAACTGGTTTCCGTCGACGGCGAAACCTTCATGAAGTTCTACGGCATGTCTTCTAAGAGCGCGATGGACAAGCATTCCGGCGGCGTTGCCGGTTACCGCGCAGCGGAAGGAAAAACCGTACTATTGCCGTACCGTGGCCCAGTTGAAAACACCATTCAGGACATCCTGGGCGGCGTGCGCTCAACCTGCACCTACGTAGGCGCATCAGAGCTTCGCGAGCTAACCAAGCGCACCACGTTCATCCGTGTGCAAGAGCAAGAGAACAACGTGTACGGTAAAGAGTAATCCGACAATACATCGGAAATATCGAACTATTGAGAGCCGCTTTTTAGCGGCTCTTTTTTTACGTCAAAAATGGAAAGTGGCGACAGATCTATAAAAAATTTGGTGGCGACGGGCTATAAATTGCGAAGAGGGTTACGGGTAATCGCCTCAGATAAATGGTCGGTAGCGAGGAGCGCGTAGCGCATGGTCATCGAGATATCCGCATGGCTTTGTTGCGTAATTCGATGGAACTAAATCAGGAAGTCACGATCTGATCGGCTACATCCATTAATCATCGTAGCCTTATGCCGAAACCTCGTTACAAAACAACTAACAGGAAACAGTACAACAAAGCCCTAATCAATCGTGGCTCACTCACTTTCTGGATTGATGAAGAAGCGATAAGCGAATGGAAGCAAAGCAAACAGAACAAGCGTGGCAGGCCTCGTCAATTCAGCGACCTAGCAATAACTAACGCACTGATGGTAAAACGAGTTTTCTCTATGCCATTGAGAGCAGTGCAAGGTTTTCTAGACTCTGTATTTAAGCTGGCTAACATACCGCTTGTCTGTCCGCATTAAACCTGTATAAGCCGTCGGGCTAAGGAAATTGAGGTTTCATTTAAAACCAAAACCAGAGGCGTGATACAGCATCTGGCCATCGATGCTACTTAAGCAGACACGTCTTAAAATCATTGAGATATCGGGTGATGGCGCTTATGACACAAGACGTTGCCATGATTCCATATGTATAAAGCGAGCAGTTCCGCTCATACCACCAAAGGAAGGAGCAGCCTTCTGGGAACAAGGACATCCTCGCAATCTGGCGGTAGGTTGCCAGAAGCTGTACGGCTCCAACAAAAAGTAGAAAAAGCGGTATGGATATCATAAGCGCTCGATCTCAGAGACAGCCATGTATCGGGTAAAACAATTGCCAGGTGGGAAATTAAGTCTAAGAAATTACAACGCTCAGGTTGGCTAGACTTACGCCATGATCAAAGCGTGAACAAGCTTACAGGGCTTGGTATGCCTGAAACTCAGTGTATTGTTTAAGTATCAATCAGCATAGGGCAGCCATGTCTTCTCACTGAATTGAGCAACAAAGCCGAGAACCCATAGTAAAAGTACCTATTAAACCTTTGGAGCTCGCTCAGAAAATAACAAGTATTTCCGTCGATTCCCACAAACATTCTTTACGATTATTTGGTGAAACAAACCAGAAAGAGCTAAAGCAGTTAAAAGACTTATTAGTTCAATCTAATGCTCGAGAACAGATTACAGCCCTAGAAATACGTCAAAAGGAAATAGAATCTTTGATTGTATGCCCCATTTGTTCAGCAAAGACTGATTTTGTATCTCAACCTTCTGGGTTTAAGCAAACTTGTAGTTGCGGCTTTACACGATACTTGAAAGATTCAAACGATGGCAATTTTAATTTTGAACAATTCTATAAGAGCAGCGACTTTTTACTTACCAGACGAAGAAGTTTTTCTGTTGATTTTGATGAGTAATCAAGAGCAAGCGTTGACTAGGCTAAGGGATGAGATAGGTAAATTAGTTACACCTCTGTAATTTTATTTACTAAATCAAAGTGTGACTACCTACTTATTCCATATGAAATCAACTTGTTACTGAAGGGAATGTTTGTTGCAATGCACTTGCTTGTATACAGAGGCTGCTAAGTACGGAGTATTTAGCAAAATAAAATTTGAGGCTAGGCACTAAGGAGAGGTGTTCAATGGATACTACGTCCCGCAGCAAACTTGGATCTGCAAGTATGATATTCGACTCTACTTCTGTTAGTGGCTGTCTAAGGGCCATTTTGACGAAACGAGAACTATCTCAGCCCACGGGCCAGCCGCTATTTACTTATCAACTATCAGAGCCCGAATATCGTCATTTGCAAATCAGTTTAAAAAGCCAAAAATTGCCAACAAAGTTGCATCGGGATAGTAGCTGGTGTGCGGCTTTTTGTCTTTTTAGTGCTGAATGGTACCGACGTAAATATCAAGGAGGATGGAGTTGGAGTGGTATATCAAGCAGTTTAGGGTTTGAGTTAGATGCAAATCAACGTAGTAAGGTAATAAAAACAGGTTTTAAATATTGGCAGCGAACCGTTAGTCAATATAACGATGATAGGCATAGTTTTCTTGGCTCAGTGTTCCGAGAGGGCGGTCTGCCTTATGGTCTGCTAGCTAGTCAAGGCGGCAGGTTCTTAGTAATTTTTAAGCGTATTCTTAGGGTTTTTGATGATGCTCAGGCATTCGGTCAGTCGCCTTTTGAGTTGGTGTTAGAGGGGCTTGAACACTTACCTGAGGCATTTAAACAAGAAACAACGGTTGATCTTATTACTAATATGGCGGAGCTATTGCTGCGTTTAACCGACGAATACAACCTGCAACAACAAGAGCAACCAGTCAATCATTTAGATACCCAACTGCCAAATTGGCGAGATCTATTTCCAATCCCACTTGATACAGACACTGGCAGTGAATTTCTCTCCAGTTTACTGACTT
This Vibrio ostreae DNA region includes the following protein-coding sequences:
- a CDS encoding GMP reductase; translated protein: MRIEQELKLGFKDVLFRPKRSTLKSRSQVNLTREFTFKHSGRQWAGVPVIAANMDSVGSFGMAHALAKHGVMTAVHKHYTVEDWAEFVKDADTDTLNHVMVSTGTSEADFKKTQDIMALSDELIFICIDIANGYSEHLVDYVQRVRAEFPDKVISAGNVVTGDMVEELILAGADIVKVGIGPGSVCTTRVKTGVGYPQLSAIIECADAAHGLGGRIIGDGGCSCPGDVAKAFGGGADFVMLGGMLAAHEESGGELVSVDGETFMKFYGMSSKSAMDKHSGGVAGYRAAEGKTVLLPYRGPVENTIQDILGGVRSTCTYVGASELRELTKRTTFIRVQEQENNVYGKE
- a CDS encoding 2-hydroxyacid dehydrogenase yields the protein MIDIAFFSAKTYDETSFRKIVDNDKFTLHFHDFRLTEKTAQMAQNCKVVCAFVNDDLGEEVLTKLYDGGTRLIAMRCAGFDKVDLDAAKRLGMQVVRVPAYSPEAVAEHAIGLMMCLNRRYHKAYQRTRDANFSLEGLVGFNFYGKTVGVIGSGKIGVAAMRILKGLGMNILCFDPYQNPVAIELGAKYVSLPELFSNSDIITLHCPMSKENYHLLDEAAFNQMKDGVMIINTSRGELLDSVAAIEALKRGRIGALGLDVYDNEKDLFFQDKSNDVIVDDVFRRLSACHNVMFTGHQAFLTEDALHNIAETTLNNVLAFEQGSTSGNELVN
- a CDS encoding outer membrane beta-barrel protein; the encoded protein is MNSRWITAVVLGTVCSALSPLAAAVGEHQFSADVGYTDLDNGYSSDEVLTTSLGYSYYITSFVAVDLGYNGTLSNKAKLRDGNGNAIETKYDSYSAGARVELPFSSFATVFARGGAAYTELKEENVSASPSTSTTHSGVNPYVSAGARIQMPNNPNVQLSAEITYQDLEHGYDSTSVSVGARLRL